The Solanum lycopersicum chromosome 2, SLM_r2.1 DNA window CACCAGCGTGTTTACATATTCCACACGACAGAAAAATGAGTACTAATATTATCAGCAGATTGCGTTAGAATCATCCCTTGTATCTAACCACTTTTAGTTCTTATCTAAACATCATTAGTATATTAAcagaatattcataaaattaacaaattattGAATAGGATACAACATAACCATAGATGAGTAATCCTCTCCTACTTGTCCTGTCTATGGGGAAATATGAAAAGGTTCAGAGTTCAAACATACCCCTAAACTATGCTAAATGGTTCGTTCATGCCTCCATAAATAGTTCAGTTCATTTAGTTCCTACCATTACATAACAGGTCTGTCTATATTTGCTCTTACTAACCAACAGTTTATAAACAAAACTTGCTAATCTCTACTTACACTAATGAGCACCAGCAATTGCTGCATAAGTTGTAACAAATTTCTCAATCAAATTTTAACACAACATCTGCAATATAGAGATCCTTCACGATGATTTACGCAAGGTAATAATACCCAAGAGGATACTGCAAAGGGACCTAGTATCATTGAACGATGCAATATGATTTAGACTCCGGGGAGAGTGAACCACGGTGAGAGAGATAAGCACCTGAGCTTTGAATGCAATTTTTGAAACAAGTCCATTTGCCGGATATGAGAGGGCAGAGTAGTTATGTAAAACATGTCGCTCCAATCAAGCTTCTGCTCCTCTGATACAACAAATAGCTGTCCAAAACCTTCATGATTGTCTTCCTGTTGCCAtagtttcttcttttcttccatTGGAAGCCCGAAAAATTCAATAACCTCCCTCTTGAAGTCCTCCAACAATGAAGGTGTCACTCCATGGTTTATAACCTAACTTGTCGAGAGAAAAGTcaaattaatagtaaaaaaactACAATATCAATATGTTTACAACGCTATGATCTCCAGtttatgaattaatgaagcTACGAGTAAAAGGAATCATTAAATAAGTAAGCAAATTGAGAGACCTGTAGGAAACCCCATTGTTGGCAAGCAAAATGAAGCTTCTGAAGCTCAGAATCCATGGAATCCCCTGAAATCAACTTTTGAAGATCGATAACTGGAACCGCCTCTCCGGCGTTTATGACCGGAGGTTCTTGTTCTGAGCGGACATACCTTGCCGGAATGTTGGTTAAGCGTTGTTTGGAAAGCTCTTGAACACTTGGAACTAACAGAGATTTTCCAAAGTTCATTTTAACCGGGGTTGACTCCATCTGCTCACTCGATGAAAACGAACAAACAAATCCAACATAGTCCTTTTATTTAGCTGTagattccattttttttttcatgggaACCGCAGATTGCAGGCAATTCATTTGTATAATGAATCCAAGCCATATCGCGAATCAGTCGCACACTTGAAAGATAGCCCATAAAGTCACGGGAATGGTTAGATAATTGATTTATACAGATCCTTCCTGTGTTAAAGTACATAGAAAAATGACAATACAATAGAACACAAATTACATGGAAATATGTAAATCACACCAGCTGAGCTGATTGGATGAACTCGACTAAAAAGACATCAATAGAAAATGAATCTCTGCGTCCTTTATTGGACACTACACTCAAAACacacttaattttatttgtacattGAAGGACATTTTTCAGCCTATTTACTCATTACCATGTTGCCTGCATCTACATGAATGAATTTTCACACTTAAGGGGCAGTAAATTATAATACACCtgggattatttttttgaatatttcgTTTATTATGAGTAATAAATCCCTACCAGTTGGTATAATACCACaaactgaaagaaaaaaaatcagataTATGCAGTTATTACATTAACTCTCCTATGAAACTGGAATAAGGGTGAGATAAAATCGGTGCATATAGACAAGGAGAAGCAGGCTAGGCTAGTATAAACAAGAAACGTTTCACAAAAATGCGCTATTATCACAAGATCTCTCCATCTTCCCAATCTCCACCACCACTCAATATtgcatcttcatcttcatcatcatataaGTAGTCCTCTTTGATGCATAAGCCAAGCCTTTCCAGAGGGTTCTCCCCCAATATGATAGTGAATCCATCTCCATTACCACTCAAATTCTCAGCTTCTGAACAGCATTTACATAGTTTCTCTAGATCTCTTAGTATCTTCAAATTGTCTTCAAATTCAACTGTTCTTTCCATCTGTTCAAGCAGCACAATCATAATGTCAGACAAAGGGATAAAGAAAAGGAAGTCAGTTATCCTTTTGTTACTCCTCCCTCCTCTTTGCTTTTTTAAAGGGATGTAGCGGTTGGAGAGGGAGATGTGCAGAGGGGATGAGCAAGGAGAGTTTTGATATGGGAACTACACGCAGTTTCAACAATAAGCACAAACCTTTTGAAGAGCAATCCGAGCAGCTTCCCTTTGTCTCTCCCGCTGCAACTTTAACTCAGCCTCTGCTTTCCTCCGAGAGGCAACTTCAGCAGCTTTAAGTTCTGCCTCAATGCGGGCTTTCTCTGCACACACCAAAGTTCTGTCAGAGAATCATCATGCATCCAAACAAAGGAAATCATGTACAGTAAACTTGAACTGCAATACAGATATGCTCCTTAACACATAAAGAAGTCATATTTTTTGCCCAAGTAACACGCTTGCAGACCAAATATGTAAGATTTATCAACTCATATAATGACACCAAAAgagtaataaaatgaaaagaggcTATCAACTACTAAAGCCTCTCAACTTATAGATTTAATTGAGATGCCCCACAAAAGTTTTGTGATTCTCTAGTTCGGTTTCTGATGGAGAAATTAAAATCTTCAACATTTTGGTTCAACTAGAGATTTTCCAATAAATAGCAAAAGTGAAACCAAAATAGCTTACAAcaagtatttttctatttttgtttacATTTAATTATCTTACGTTCTTAGAAAGTTCATATTCTGCAACTTCACTTAAGCTTCACATAACTTCTTTATGAGTTCCAGTTTTCTACTTCGTCACTTTTGCAGCTAAAGCACTACATATTTGGTCTGCAAGCGTGTTACTTGGGCAAAAAATATCTCAAAGTATAGTTGGAtaatatatctaatttatttatttgccACTATATCAAGCATCAAGTTTTTTCAGTTGTTTGTTATGCTGTAATTTTTGAGTGAACATAAGCACTCTGATCTATTAGTTCTGAATAGTCGAGCTGAGAGTTCTTGAACaaacattaatttaaaactaCTTTTGTTAACAAGTTTGCATGATCAATATTCTCTTTCATCACAGTCATCTCTTTCGGCAGAAAAAACATTCTTAAATCTAAGTTCATGATCTAGATTAATTTTTAGTTACTAATATCCCACATATATACCGGGGTGGCATGTTCAGAGTTTGTAACTATACGTTATCTCACTAAATATCATGACTAATTAAGAGCAAAAGGCAAAACAACTCTAAAACCCGAAAAGGAATATCGAACCAATCTTATATTAGTTTGAAttagattttattatttatcaaactGAAAACTGAACAATTAAATCCAAACAATACAATACCAAACCAAGACTTGTATTTTTGGCTCAAATATAGATTAAATCTTTGTAAATTCAGCTACATTGCATCTTTTTAATCCAGGGCACTCCAGAGAGTCCATGGCAGGCCTAAAAAGGGTGGCAGTGCCTAAAATGTAAGTTCTCCTTCTAtctattatataattttgttttgttttataacCATCCTTgcttcttctattttttctccatcaatattgATAACTAGCCAGACAGAGATATTCCACAAATGCCAAGTATGTCTAAATTCTTGATTTCATTATCCCCATATTATTTGAGCTACTATTGTAATAAATCAATCAATCAGTACCACATAAAAAATCAAACCTTCGAGTTGCTGCTTTTCCAGTTGTGCTCTTTCCAGTTGCATTCTATGCAAATCAGCCTTATCACACTGATTCAGCAGACAAAACAGGTGTGAGACAAACCAAAGCAGGTCAAAATAATGTATACCACACGTTTTTAAGAGGAAACGGCAAGGCATTACATCAACTGGAAGCGATTTCTGTTTAGCTTTGATGATGGTGTCAGCAAATCGACTCTTAAGCATTGCAGCACGTAGCGCCTTGCTCGGGGAAAGATCCAAGTTCATAAGAGGATCCCAGCCTATTTCCAGAAAGCAGTCATAAGCAGTGAGACAATTAAGTTCGTTGGCCTTTTGGATAACCAAAAAGTTTAAAAAGTGTGCAAACACATACTCACCTTCACCATATGGAACAGCGGAAGCACATGTAGATCTACCTGGACTAGAACATGGGTTTTCTTCATGAAGGGTACCTCGACCATCTTTATATTATCAGAGGCAGCTTGTCAATAAAGAACATTTAAAATCTTTTGATGCATGCTATTGAACAAATATAAGAAAGTTTTGCAATCACCATGAGGGTTCAAATCAGTTCTACATGGAACTGATGCCAATGAGTTTGTCACTTCTCTTTCCTGAAAATGTATACAAGGTGTCAAGTTGCAAGGTAAAGAATGAGGAATGCCTTAAATCTACTCAAACATATTTGAAACATCAAGACACCCACCCTTTTGGCAACACCAGAATAATCTCGATCTAGCTTACTTTTTGTAGGAAAATCTGAATCGCAAAAGAGAAGTACAACTTGTTTATTAGCAATTGATGATTTGGAGTTCCAATGAGGTTAAATAAAGAAGAGGGGCAGAGAACAAACTTACTCCTAGGAAGAGCATGGGTATCAACACCTTGAAGGTGGCAAGCAACAATGTTTGCTTGTCGCTTGGTATTGACAGAGCAAATAGAACTTGTGCTACTATCTGTGCCCAAAAAGACACATCCCCAATCAGCCCCTGGAAAAGATCCATAAAAGGAGAAATTTTATACTCGCCCTTATCGTACCTTTAGGGACCGACTCCATGGATGACAGACACCCACCACTTTGTTTCACGCTAGCGGGCTCTGCCTATAGAAAAGAGAGCATCAATTAGATAACATTTTTGTAGTTCcaaaaacaacaaacaaaaaacaaacaaataatctTTTAAGTTCCCTTCGCAGTACACAGCTATTATTGTTCTAGTTGAAGTTCTATATATACGACTAATTACCTTTTCTGTAGTTAAATTGGAATACgctctaaccaccttctttaaCTCCAATAGTGTTTCATCATCATACTTGTCCAGGTCCAGGTTAACCTTCTCTTCTTTAAGACCCATCAATCCAAACTTTTGGAGAGCATTCTGCATGTTCTTGATAACATTTCCCCTAAGTAAATCAACAAGTTCTTTCTTCAGCTTTTGCTTCTCCTCCAAAGGCATTGGCCTCTTGTTCAGACCATTAGCACATTGTGCAGATTTCTTAAAGAAAGTCTCCCTTGTATTCTTAGAGTGATTTTCTTTACCACTTGAAACACAATCCTGACTGAGTTTTTTGCTCTCTGCTTTCCACTTACCTTCCAACGACTTCCATCTCTGATTAAAAATATTGtctaacctcttagccatgaggTGAAAATCATTATTAGGAGGATTATACTTCATGGCATTTGCAAACGTCAACCTCACATCAGCAGCAAATTCATCGACATCAAAGTAGAGATTGCCATCCAATTTAGCTTTGACTGTTCCCAAATCCATTGGTTTTCTAATTATAGTGAAGTAGTCAGGAATGTTATATTGGATTGGATCCACTGGTACAAGGAAGGGCCACCCACTAGGATGAACCATCAGGGCTTTCAGAATGTTAACGCATTGCTGCTTTACAATCCGGTCCATTTTCCGCCTTTTCTCTCTTCCATTGTCGATCACCAACGGAGGTTCACGTTTCTTAGAGTCGGGCTGCATAGGTAGTTTCACCTTTATACTCATCTCAGAGCTTCCCCTAGGTTCAGTTCGCATCCCCTTGGAAGAAATTTTTATCCTCAGCTTCTTCGTCACTACGCTATCACCAATATTCATGGTGGGCAACTCCAGGTGATGAAGAGAACTGTTCACCTTTGGAGATTGAGCATTAACCATTGAAATACAGACCctggaaaatataaaataacaaaagggAGTTAAAAGGGAACCAGACAGCAACTTTGATATAAGTAGAAAGCTTACTTAAAAGATGCAACATTTACCCAGGCCAAagatatgatttaaaaaaataacctcCTAATCAGGATGATAAGATATCAAGACTAAATTACCTCCAGGGGAGTCACCAAAATCCCACGAGCTTAGAGAGAAAGACAATAAAGCAAAGTGATTGTTTGTTATACTCCAATTCTCCTAGAAACGGGAACTTGAAACTTACCTACGCTCTTAGTTAATGGAACTGTACTTCCTTGTTAGTGCTCTTCAACATGAATGCCTAAGATGAGATGAATTTCAACCAATAATTAAGCACCAAGTACCCATAAGACTCACTCAAACCCCACCCAACCCCTCCAGTAATCAATTTCTTTCCAAAAAAGAGCATCATCATTGTTTTTCCCCAAAATCCCCAAACCACAAAGAGTAAAACAAAATACCCCCAAATCACACAGAGACAGAGAGAACAGAACCCGGAGTGGAATTAAATCAatcaatattcaaattaaactaaaaagaaaCCTCAGAATTCAACTTTCCCTAAAccccacaaaaaaaaatcaacaaaattcaa harbors:
- the LOC101253744 gene encoding transcription factor GTE12, with product MVNAQSPKVNSSLHHLELPTMNIGDSVVTKKLRIKISSKGMRTEPRGSSEMSIKVKLPMQPDSKKREPPLVIDNGREKRRKMDRIVKQQCVNILKALMVHPSGWPFLVPVDPIQYNIPDYFTIIRKPMDLGTVKAKLDGNLYFDVDEFAADVRLTFANAMKYNPPNNDFHLMAKRLDNIFNQRWKSLEGKWKAESKKLSQDCVSSGKENHSKNTRETFFKKSAQCANGLNKRPMPLEEKQKLKKELVDLLRGNVIKNMQNALQKFGLMGLKEEKVNLDLDKYDDETLLELKKVVRAYSNLTTEKAEPASVKQSGGCLSSMESVPKDSSTSSICSVNTKRQANIVACHLQGVDTHALPRNFPTKSKLDRDYSGVAKREREVTNSLASVPCRTDLNPHDGRGTLHEENPCSSPGRSTCASAVPYGEGWDPLMNLDLSPSKALRAAMLKSRFADTIIKAKQKSLPVDCDKADLHRMQLERAQLEKQQLEEKARIEAELKAAEVASRRKAEAELKLQRERQREAARIALQKMERTVEFEDNLKILRDLEKLCKCCSEAENLSGNGDGFTIILGENPLERLGLCIKEDYLYDDEDEDAILSGGGDWEDGEIL